One window of Perca fluviatilis chromosome 12, GENO_Pfluv_1.0, whole genome shotgun sequence genomic DNA carries:
- the LOC120570102 gene encoding TLR adapter interacting with SLC15A4 on the lysosome, which produces MLCEGRLLSMTYGELEELDPLPPKKAPQSAYGLQRAAATLVPGSIRHTPLVHHNSPELTGCTDDRSNSVELYNSPLQFLDLHGAQTSRQISPEIEIPAQAHSVGDAPFLVPSFCQSICFNYSDLHIGGDQVLPLSTNDGELRLGTDAQAVGPFLHSCDVPSAVEDSLPGQTSQGGLLHPLRGSSNRWRLGSARDRSFLLQGREGPFSNSLLNHYLEQKLLDLYQQYMMENMARQGAPGSDSDQGPICPLLGSELVLTSLDQITLQLSREGNLEAGLAKDMVLSCLLRVAGDMQPSEISTPFLQISNEASREQLTENKEEQRQCQETHSSNSPSHFSFLSK; this is translated from the coding sequence ATGCTTTGCGAAGGCAGATTGTTGAGCATGACCTATGGTGAGTTGGAGGAGCTGGATCCCCTTCCTCCTAAGAAAGCTCCCCAGAGTGCTTATGGGCTGCAGAGAGCAGCTGCTACCCTGGTGCCAGGCTCCATCAGACACACTCCACTCGTTCATCACAATTCCCCCGAGCTGACAGGTTGTACGGACGACAGGAGCAATTCAGTGGAGTTGTACAATTCTCCGCTGCAGTTCTTGGATCTCCATGGAGCCCAAACAAGCAGACAAATCTCTCCGGAGATAGAGATCCCAGCTCAGGCTCACTCAGTTGGTGATGCCCCTTTCTTGGTTCCCTCCTTTTGTCAGAGCATCTGCTTTAATTACAGCGACCTCCATATTGGAGGCGACCAGGTGCTGCCTCTCTCAACCAATGATGGTGAGCTCCGGCTCGGTACCGACGCCCAGGCAGTAGGCCCTTTCCTCCATTCCTGTGATGTCCCCTCAGCAGTGGAGGATTCTCTCCCAGGACAGACATCTCAGGGTGGACTTTTGCATCCACTGAGGGGGAGTTCAAATCGCTGGAGACTGGGGAGTGCCCGTGATCGGAGCTTTTTGCTCCAGGGGCGTGAAGGTCCATTCTCCAACTCTCTTCTAAATCACTATCTGGAGCAGAAACTCTTGGATTTATACCAGCAATACATGATGGAGAACATGGCCAGGCAAGGGGCCCCTGGTTCAGATTCAGACCAAGGCCCCATTTGCCCTCTGCTGGGCTCAGAGCTGGTCCTGACCAGCCTAGACCAGATCACTCTGCAGCTGAGTCGGGAGGGGAACCTGGAGGCCGGCCTGGCCAAAGACATGGTCCTCAGCTGCCTGCTGCGAGTGGCTGGTGACATGCAGCCAAGTGAGATCAGCACTCCCTTTCTACAAATTTCAAATGAGGCATCCAGGGAGCAGCTCACAGAGAATAAAGAGGAGCAACGCCAGTGTCAAGAAACTCACTCATCCAATTCTCCCTctcattttagttttctttccAAATAA